From Streptomyces sp. TLI_235, a single genomic window includes:
- a CDS encoding NHLM bacteriocin system ABC transporter peptidase/ATP-binding protein, with amino-acid sequence MSLDVRETPAGADSTTRAPKNSGAGPSRRKPGQRRYLRTPVVPQMEEQDCGAACLAVVLGAFGRRVTLQEASRACGVSRDGVSAAAVARAAGRYGLTARGRRVVRAEGRLLGLDKVPVPSMVLVTGPHFAVFEGVRRGRVHINDPSLGSYSASPAEFWESFAGIAVGFEPGPDFERGGRRFPLLRALAGRMRPFAGPLLLAVLLAVLLAVPGVAAAFLLRAYLTSVTLAGTASWALPLTLTAAAVAATVLLGTWLQQSLVNRVLEAMAARGASGFLWRMLRLPGSFFHRRQLGGLVTRVQMNDGLAALLSYRAAGAAASAAAAAVHLGALAWLEPRLAAVPVAVAVLDVLALRVADRRRGGLVHRLHAEQYKRDGVAFAGVSAIETVKAEGAEDSFFRSWAGWQARAMETGQKVTAAVIVPLSLPGALNSAATATVVVAGTSLLLGGSLSLGTLVAFLLLLNGFLLPVGQLVGTGSEFTIARAQNALLEDVETTEPDPFLTPVLDAPAEPVRLTGELELQDVSFGYDPNRPPAISGISLRIRPGEWVAVVGTSGSGKSTVARLAAGVLRPWGGRVLLDGRPRDDWHRAVVTAQVAYVEQQLRLFEGTVRENLTLWDPALPEDALHRALEDAEAADLVRRRGGPDGARIEEDARNLSGGERQRLELARALALEPALLVLDEATSALDAHTEAAVNTHLRRRGTSCLVLAHRLSTVQAADRVVVLAGGRIVQQGTPAELAAVPGPYRTLLADRATGTQEGA; translated from the coding sequence ATGAGCCTCGACGTCCGGGAGACCCCGGCCGGCGCCGACAGCACGACAAGGGCCCCGAAGAACTCCGGGGCCGGACCGTCGCGGAGGAAGCCCGGGCAGCGCCGGTATCTCCGCACCCCGGTCGTCCCGCAGATGGAGGAGCAGGACTGCGGCGCGGCCTGCCTGGCCGTGGTGCTCGGCGCCTTCGGGCGGCGGGTCACCCTGCAGGAGGCGTCGCGGGCCTGCGGGGTCAGCCGGGACGGGGTGAGCGCCGCCGCGGTGGCCCGCGCCGCCGGCCGGTACGGGCTCACGGCCCGCGGCCGCCGGGTGGTCCGCGCGGAAGGGCGCCTGCTCGGCCTGGACAAGGTGCCGGTGCCGTCGATGGTGCTGGTCACCGGCCCGCACTTCGCCGTCTTCGAGGGCGTCCGGCGCGGCCGGGTGCACATCAACGACCCCTCCCTGGGCTCCTATTCGGCCTCGCCGGCGGAGTTCTGGGAATCCTTCGCGGGGATCGCCGTCGGCTTCGAGCCGGGTCCGGACTTCGAGCGCGGCGGCCGCCGCTTTCCGCTGCTGCGCGCCCTGGCCGGCCGGATGCGCCCGTTCGCCGGTCCGCTGCTGCTCGCCGTGCTGCTGGCGGTGCTGCTCGCGGTGCCCGGCGTCGCGGCGGCCTTCCTGCTGCGCGCCTACCTCACCTCGGTGACCCTGGCCGGCACCGCCTCCTGGGCGCTGCCGCTCACCCTGACGGCGGCTGCCGTCGCCGCGACCGTGCTGCTCGGCACCTGGCTGCAGCAGAGCCTGGTCAACCGGGTGCTGGAGGCGATGGCGGCCCGCGGCGCCTCCGGCTTCCTGTGGCGGATGCTGCGGCTGCCAGGCTCGTTCTTCCACCGCCGGCAGCTCGGCGGCCTGGTGACCCGGGTGCAGATGAACGACGGCCTGGCCGCCCTGCTCTCGTACCGGGCCGCGGGCGCCGCCGCCTCCGCCGCCGCGGCCGCCGTCCACCTGGGCGCACTGGCCTGGCTGGAGCCCCGGCTGGCCGCGGTGCCCGTCGCGGTGGCCGTGCTGGACGTGCTCGCGCTGCGGGTCGCCGACCGGCGGCGCGGCGGCCTGGTGCACCGGCTGCACGCCGAGCAGTACAAGCGCGACGGCGTGGCCTTCGCCGGAGTGTCGGCGATCGAGACGGTGAAGGCCGAGGGCGCGGAGGACTCCTTCTTCCGCTCCTGGGCGGGCTGGCAGGCCCGGGCGATGGAGACCGGCCAGAAGGTCACCGCCGCGGTGATCGTGCCGCTCTCGCTGCCGGGCGCGCTCAACTCGGCGGCCACCGCGACCGTGGTGGTGGCCGGCACCTCGCTGCTGCTCGGCGGCTCGCTCTCCCTCGGCACCCTGGTGGCCTTCCTGCTGCTGCTCAACGGCTTCCTTCTGCCGGTCGGCCAACTAGTCGGAACAGGATCGGAGTTCACCATCGCCCGGGCGCAGAACGCGCTGCTGGAGGACGTGGAGACCACCGAGCCCGACCCCTTCCTCACCCCCGTCCTCGACGCCCCGGCCGAGCCCGTCCGACTGACCGGCGAGTTGGAGCTCCAGGACGTGTCCTTCGGCTACGACCCCAACCGCCCGCCCGCGATCTCCGGCATCTCGCTGCGGATCCGACCGGGGGAGTGGGTGGCCGTGGTCGGCACCAGCGGCAGCGGCAAGTCCACCGTGGCCCGGCTCGCCGCCGGGGTGCTGCGCCCCTGGGGCGGCCGGGTGCTGCTCGACGGACGCCCCAGGGACGACTGGCACCGCGCCGTCGTGACCGCCCAGGTGGCCTATGTGGAACAGCAGTTGCGGCTCTTCGAGGGCACCGTCCGGGAGAACCTCACACTCTGGGACCCGGCACTCCCCGAGGACGCCCTGCACCGGGCACTGGAGGACGCCGAGGCCGCCGACCTGGTCCGCAGACGCGGTGGCCCGGACGGCGCCCGGATCGAGGAGGACGCCCGCAACCTCTCCGGCGGCGAGCGCCAGCGCCTCGAACTCGCCCGCGCGCTGGCCCTGGAGCCGGCCCTGCTGGTGCTGGACGAGGCCACCTCGGCGCTCGACGCGCACACCGAGGCCGCCGTCAACACGCACCTGCGCCGCCGCGGCACCAGCTGCCTGGTGCTGGCCCACCGGCTGAGCACCGTGCAGGCCGCCGACCGGGTGGTGGTGCTCGCCGGCGGCCGCATCGTCCAGCAGGGCACCCCGGCCGAACTCGCCGCCGTACCGGGCCCGTACCGCACGCTGCTCGCCGACCGGGCGACCGGCACCCAGGAGGGGGCATGA